The following are encoded in a window of Oncorhynchus masou masou isolate Uvic2021 chromosome 17, UVic_Omas_1.1, whole genome shotgun sequence genomic DNA:
- the LOC135558691 gene encoding uncharacterized protein KIAA0040 homolog, whose amino-acid sequence MKEDILDFFSDLWKVATTKHDQGIYNTVCLVVLLALPMLVLFTSLVVCCHCCCCRHANCAGCCADSPSSATAKSDKNKKSPKDEDLWISVKTGPMTPDRVALTMV is encoded by the coding sequence ATGAAGGAAGACATCTTGGATTTTTTCAGTGACTTGTGGAAGGTGGCCACCACTAAGCATGACCAGGGAATCTATAACACAGTCTGCCTGGTGGTGCTGCTAGCCCTGCCTATGCTGGTGCTCTTCACTTCTCTGGTGGtgtgctgccactgctgctgctgtcgcCACGCCAACTGCGCTGGTTGCTGTGCAGACAGCCCCAGCTCAGCCACAGCAAAATCAGACAAAAATAAGAAGAGTCCGAAAGATGAGGACTTGTGGATCTCGGTCAAAACAGGACCTATGACACCAGACAGGGTTGCCCTGACGATGGTGTAA